A DNA window from Desulfovibrionales bacterium contains the following coding sequences:
- a CDS encoding DUF2905 domain-containing protein: MNSFFQLGKMLILLGLVIAGVGLLFTLGGKIPWIGRLPGDIYIRRKNFTFYFPLATSLLISIILTLLFMLFRRK; this comes from the coding sequence ATGAACAGCTTTTTTCAGTTAGGCAAGATGCTTATTTTGCTGGGCCTGGTTATAGCCGGCGTGGGGCTCCTCTTTACCTTGGGAGGCAAGATCCCCTGGATCGGCCGACTTCCGGGCGACATTTACATCAGGCGTAAGAATTTTACCTTTTACTTCCCCCTGGCTACAAGCCTGCTCATTAGTATTATCCTGACGCTGCTCTTTATGTTGTTCCGGAGGAAGTAA
- a CDS encoding epoxyqueuosine reductase QueH translates to MNLLLHICCAPCTIYPLKVLRGEGMRITGFFYNPNIHPCLEFKRRLDTLKEYSRQADLAVICDETYYLREFLRAVVGHEDERCGLCYTLRLREAARVARKEKCDAFTTTLLYSRYQKHELIIKTAEDIAKEYGIPFYYHDFREGWQEGIDKSKALNLYRQPYCGCIYSEQERYDRRLRRIQKSEVRSQESESRMQKR, encoded by the coding sequence ATGAACCTATTACTTCATATCTGTTGCGCTCCCTGCACCATTTACCCCTTGAAGGTGCTGCGTGGCGAGGGTATGCGCATTACCGGTTTTTTCTACAATCCCAATATCCACCCCTGCCTGGAATTTAAGAGACGTCTGGATACTCTGAAGGAGTATTCCAGGCAGGCTGATTTGGCAGTTATCTGCGATGAAACATATTATTTACGGGAATTTTTGCGTGCGGTGGTAGGCCATGAGGATGAGCGCTGCGGCCTCTGCTATACCCTGCGCTTAAGGGAGGCGGCCAGAGTGGCCCGGAAGGAAAAATGCGATGCCTTTACTACCACCCTCCTTTACAGCCGGTACCAAAAACATGAGCTTATAATCAAGACGGCTGAAGACATAGCGAAGGAATATGGCATTCCATTTTATTATCATGACTTTCGGGAAGGATGGCAGGAGGGGATTGATAAGTCAAAGGCCCTTAATCTGTACCGGCAACCGTATTGTGGCTGTATTTACAGCGAGCAGGAACGATATGACCGGAGGCTGAGAAGAATACAGAAGTCAGAAGTCAGGAGTCAGGAGTCAGAATCCAGAATGCAGAAGAGATGA
- a CDS encoding methyl-accepting chemotaxis protein gives MKLSVGKKIGGGFLIVLALLAVVGVIGFFGSRYLLKEAITLADLHEHTAELVQLEIGHLDWKNKVAVQLADPNCKKIEAETDEHKCNLGKFLYGEERKHFEAHWPFLAPIFLAIEKPHHDLHRSVEAMNALLAGGAGAGTGDMGEGTDIAAPVQPMASDARRQAEEIFRTKTLPLLDEVRGKLVETSQEMAKNTLTAQGMINDASSINTILAIAAIIAIILGAAIALFIRRDITRVLYRLIGELDNNSGQITDASTQVSTSSQQLAELASEQAASLEETSASMEEMASMTKQNADNAQQAARLMDETKTVVGKTGDQMEQMAGSMNRIKGQGEEVGKIVKTIDEIAFQTNLLALNAAVEAARAGEAGAGFAVVADEVRNLAQRAAEAAKNTSSLIEETIKNIKEGHELVTQTQGAFQDVATSANKVAELVGEIAEASKEQAQGISQINTAVVEMDKAVQNNAASAEESASAAEELGSQAQSLKDMVTELADYVGTVNGGRLSSEKKETGSSIINAAKRLIPLKAARKAEPGSRPQPQQSKTQAKGAPKKPVKPEEVIPFEDDGGSFKDF, from the coding sequence ATGAAGCTCAGCGTGGGGAAAAAGATAGGCGGGGGGTTCCTGATTGTCCTGGCATTGCTCGCCGTGGTCGGGGTAATCGGCTTTTTCGGCAGCCGGTACCTGCTTAAGGAGGCCATAACATTAGCGGACCTCCATGAGCACACGGCCGAGTTGGTCCAGCTGGAGATCGGCCACTTGGACTGGAAAAATAAGGTGGCTGTCCAACTCGCTGACCCGAATTGTAAAAAGATCGAGGCGGAAACGGATGAGCATAAATGTAATTTGGGTAAGTTTTTATACGGGGAGGAACGGAAACATTTTGAGGCGCATTGGCCTTTTCTTGCCCCGATATTTTTGGCCATAGAAAAGCCGCACCATGACCTCCACCGCTCTGTAGAGGCGATGAATGCCCTTCTGGCCGGAGGGGCGGGCGCCGGCACGGGCGATATGGGTGAAGGAACAGACATAGCCGCGCCGGTTCAGCCCATGGCAAGTGATGCCCGCAGGCAGGCAGAGGAGATATTTCGCACCAAGACCCTGCCGCTCCTCGATGAGGTTAGAGGAAAACTTGTTGAAACGAGCCAGGAAATGGCAAAAAATACGCTGACCGCGCAGGGCATGATTAATGATGCTTCAAGTATCAATACCATCCTGGCCATTGCGGCTATTATAGCCATTATTCTGGGCGCGGCCATAGCCTTATTTATCCGCCGCGATATTACCCGCGTGCTTTACCGGTTGATAGGCGAGCTTGATAATAACTCAGGGCAGATTACAGACGCCTCCACCCAGGTGTCCACTTCCTCGCAGCAACTGGCCGAGCTGGCCAGTGAACAGGCCGCATCGCTGGAGGAGACCTCCGCCTCCATGGAGGAGATGGCCTCTATGACCAAACAGAATGCCGATAATGCCCAGCAGGCGGCGCGGCTCATGGACGAGACGAAGACGGTGGTGGGCAAGACGGGTGACCAGATGGAGCAGATGGCGGGTTCCATGAACAGGATCAAGGGTCAAGGGGAGGAGGTCGGCAAGATCGTCAAGACGATCGATGAGATCGCCTTCCAGACCAACCTGCTGGCGTTAAACGCGGCAGTAGAGGCGGCGCGTGCGGGTGAGGCCGGGGCCGGGTTTGCCGTAGTGGCCGACGAGGTGCGCAATCTGGCTCAGAGGGCGGCAGAGGCGGCCAAAAACACGTCCTCGCTCATTGAAGAAACTATAAAGAACATCAAAGAGGGACATGAACTGGTTACCCAGACCCAGGGGGCCTTTCAGGATGTGGCCACCAGCGCTAATAAGGTGGCGGAACTGGTGGGAGAGATCGCCGAGGCCTCCAAAGAGCAGGCCCAGGGGATTAGTCAGATAAATACCGCAGTGGTGGAGATGGACAAGGCCGTACAGAATAATGCGGCCAGCGCGGAAGAATCGGCCTCAGCCGCAGAAGAGCTCGGCAGTCAGGCCCAGTCATTAAAAGATATGGTTACAGAGTTAGCCGATTATGTGGGAACGGTGAATGGGGGGCGGTTGTCTTCGGAAAAGAAGGAGACGGGGTCTTCCATAATCAACGCGGCAAAGAGGCTTATACCTCTTAAGGCCGCCCGGAAGGCCGAACCCGGCTCCAGACCTCAACCCCAGCAATCCAAAACACAGGCCAAGGGTGCCCCCAAAAAGCCGGTTAAACCGGAGGAGGTCATTCCTTTTGAAGACGATGGAGGGTCGTTTAAGGATTTTTAA
- a CDS encoding flagellar basal body-associated FliL family protein, producing MLIAPLGPDMSDTDKEDLEKETRDPDNQPEEQAEGHDLAPGDIPIADESGEGETKDEDPPEPGPASTEEETAAEAGTTVSVKSAEAETEAGAGDESKDKEEGEKGEEGEEKTPAEVACSGLGGKILDFSRAVWERSKSSLARIVPASIWTFAGQNKRVVFIVLACFLILGTAISSFLVGRRYDSYSSLSGEKRAQSVIKGERYSLKPFLIPFNEGGTDVFLRVRVDFMTEEGVAPEIRRKELMLREAIYSFFLSKKLDAVQQGQNDKALADDLRRVLNNYLRPKRIQKVLFVDYVFT from the coding sequence ATGCTGATAGCTCCATTAGGGCCTGATATGAGCGATACAGACAAAGAAGACCTGGAAAAAGAAACACGAGATCCGGACAACCAGCCGGAAGAACAAGCGGAAGGCCATGACCTTGCCCCCGGCGATATCCCTATTGCCGATGAGTCCGGGGAAGGTGAGACCAAGGACGAAGACCCTCCGGAACCCGGTCCGGCCTCTACAGAAGAAGAAACGGCGGCCGAAGCCGGGACAACTGTATCTGTGAAGAGCGCAGAAGCTGAGACAGAGGCCGGGGCCGGAGACGAAAGCAAGGACAAAGAGGAAGGGGAAAAGGGAGAGGAAGGCGAAGAGAAAACACCGGCTGAGGTCGCTTGTAGCGGCCTGGGAGGCAAGATATTAGATTTCTCCAGGGCCGTTTGGGAAAGGAGTAAGTCATCTCTTGCCCGTATTGTTCCTGCATCTATTTGGACGTTTGCAGGCCAAAACAAGAGAGTGGTGTTTATTGTTTTGGCCTGTTTTTTGATCCTGGGCACGGCTATATCCTCTTTCCTGGTAGGCAGGAGATATGATAGCTATTCTAGCCTATCGGGGGAGAAAAGGGCTCAATCTGTAATCAAAGGGGAGAGATATAGTTTAAAACCATTTTTGATTCCATTTAACGAAGGCGGGACGGATGTTTTCTTGAGAGTGCGGGTTGATTTTATGACAGAGGAGGGCGTAGCGCCGGAGATCAGGAGAAAAGAATTGATGTTACGTGAGGCGATTTATTCTTTTTTTCTTTCCAAGAAGCTCGATGCAGTGCAGCAGGGGCAAAATGATAAGGCCCTTGCGGATGATCTGCGCCGGGTTTTAAATAATTATTTAAGGCCGAAGAGAATACAGAAGGTACTGTTTGTGGATTATGTTTTTACCTGA
- a CDS encoding FapA family protein, protein MEDNFEEKNQLKESAGIPAENGGPSFELIVSEDEMEACLVIKGRFEMSGEEARNRINQALAGKKIAFGIDETVMDRCLAELSSEGVKKYVIARGVQPKPGKDAAILFKLGDEKKIGKLDEYANMDFRERGNIPYVKVDDLLAIKSPMVKGEGGSTVTGKAIPAPPVCDAALKAGKNVRIVGGERAEAKVSGAVYIDSQQRIEVSPVFRIDGDVNYATGNINFDGLVQVSGAVLSGFRVRAGGLMARLIERDTRIEVTGDLTVTDGIIGSEVNVAGAMKCGYIRGSRVMAEGDVMVDVEILDSYVSSLGTVAVSRPNGRIVNSTIISKKGVEAYNLGSPSSPRSVIIIGLDYQSDAHIQALNEEIFRYEESLHKLEEKFKEITAVKKYVEDEVELIKKKLPSSLDTRQKYRLHTQYKDLCSRQKELHKNYHYLLDAIVTFKGKIEELEAEKRRLMAEQVRVDPGVYLKVRGIAFEGNIVRGKITFMEFSENKKVIRAHETIIYRDREDGGQDKDVRIELEPM, encoded by the coding sequence ATGGAAGATAATTTCGAAGAGAAGAATCAGCTAAAGGAGTCGGCAGGTATCCCGGCTGAAAACGGCGGTCCATCCTTTGAACTGATAGTGTCAGAGGATGAGATGGAGGCCTGTTTAGTTATCAAAGGCAGATTCGAAATGTCCGGTGAAGAGGCCCGCAACAGGATCAACCAGGCGCTGGCCGGGAAAAAGATCGCTTTCGGCATTGATGAAACAGTTATGGACCGGTGTCTGGCGGAGCTTTCCTCCGAGGGAGTGAAAAAGTATGTTATTGCCCGTGGGGTCCAGCCTAAACCCGGCAAGGACGCCGCCATTCTGTTTAAATTAGGCGATGAAAAGAAGATCGGCAAGTTGGACGAATATGCCAATATGGATTTTCGGGAGCGCGGGAATATCCCTTATGTAAAGGTGGACGACCTGCTGGCCATCAAAAGCCCCATGGTCAAAGGTGAAGGAGGATCTACGGTCACCGGTAAGGCCATACCGGCGCCGCCGGTGTGCGATGCGGCCTTAAAGGCCGGTAAAAATGTACGCATAGTGGGCGGGGAAAGGGCGGAAGCAAAGGTCAGCGGGGCGGTTTACATTGACAGCCAGCAGAGAATCGAGGTCTCACCCGTGTTCCGGATCGATGGTGACGTGAATTATGCCACCGGTAATATCAATTTTGACGGTCTGGTCCAGGTTTCAGGGGCAGTTCTCTCCGGGTTTCGTGTGCGGGCCGGCGGCCTTATGGCCAGGCTGATTGAGCGTGACACCCGGATAGAAGTCACAGGTGACCTGACGGTAACCGATGGTATTATCGGCTCGGAGGTGAATGTTGCCGGGGCAATGAAATGCGGTTATATCCGGGGGTCCAGGGTGATGGCCGAAGGCGATGTCATGGTAGATGTGGAGATACTGGACAGTTATGTATCTTCCCTGGGGACGGTTGCGGTCAGCAGACCGAACGGGAGGATTGTAAACAGCACTATTATCAGCAAGAAGGGTGTAGAGGCGTACAATCTGGGTTCTCCATCCAGCCCGCGCAGCGTGATTATTATCGGATTGGACTATCAAAGCGATGCCCATATCCAGGCCTTGAACGAAGAGATATTCCGGTATGAAGAAAGTCTCCATAAACTTGAGGAAAAATTTAAAGAAATAACCGCTGTCAAGAAATATGTGGAAGACGAGGTTGAACTTATCAAGAAAAAACTGCCTTCTTCTCTGGATACCCGGCAGAAGTACCGGCTGCATACGCAATATAAAGACCTGTGTTCCCGGCAAAAAGAACTGCATAAGAATTATCACTACCTCCTCGATGCTATTGTCACCTTCAAGGGGAAGATAGAGGAACTGGAGGCCGAGAAACGGCGACTGATGGCCGAACAGGTAAGGGTGGACCCGGGTGTATATTTAAAAGTGCGGGGGATAGCCTTTGAGGGAAACATAGTCAGGGGCAAAATAACGTTTATGGAATTTTCTGAGAACAAAAAAGTTATCCGTGCCCATGAGACCATTATATACCGTGACCGGGAAGATGGCGGGCAGGATAAGGACGTCCGGATCGAGTTGGAGCCGATGTAA
- a CDS encoding DUF2802 domain-containing protein produces MDRFSNVETLMIVQLGIEIILVLFVIFLLLKFRKTRSGQLNGSIENVAGLIRETEKICKTLANNLKEKRALADKLLSDMDQRIGEMRKLSEMAAQSTGCHISTPHKQPDAPYTNVVELSRYGLSADEIAERLSMTRGEVELVLGLAREEKRGYQ; encoded by the coding sequence GTGGATCGTTTCAGTAACGTAGAAACCTTAATGATCGTTCAACTTGGGATCGAGATTATCCTGGTCCTGTTTGTGATTTTCTTATTGCTTAAGTTCAGAAAGACCCGCTCCGGCCAGTTAAATGGCAGTATCGAAAACGTCGCCGGACTAATCCGTGAAACAGAGAAGATATGCAAGACCCTGGCAAACAATCTAAAGGAGAAAAGGGCGCTGGCTGATAAGCTGCTGTCCGATATGGATCAAAGGATAGGAGAGATGCGTAAATTATCAGAGATGGCGGCTCAATCGACCGGATGCCATATTTCTACTCCCCATAAACAGCCTGATGCTCCATATACAAATGTCGTGGAACTGTCGCGTTACGGGCTTTCTGCGGATGAAATTGCCGAACGGCTATCAATGACCAGAGGAGAGGTGGAATTGGTTTTAGGGCTGGCAAGAGAGGAAAAGAGGGGCTATCAATAG
- a CDS encoding FliA/WhiG family RNA polymerase sigma factor yields the protein MKKYNANAARLKDYTQYYFKGEKTVDAKQREELIIKYTPLIKYLAGKLAMRLPAHISMDDLVSSGTIGLIDAINKFDPGKNIQFKTYAEFRIRGAMLDELRSLDWVPRSVRRKIADIEKAYNALQKERGRPAEDEEVADRLGLSLAEFYHLIDTVKGVSLTDLNIIRRRTSEDSDDDFFEIVADGRQSDPFVSLGLAQLRDIIAGAIDELPEKERLVVSLYYYEDLTMREIGEIMGYTESRISQMHTKATLRLRGALLGHFDQGA from the coding sequence ATGAAAAAGTATAATGCTAATGCTGCCAGATTAAAAGACTATACCCAGTATTATTTCAAGGGTGAAAAGACTGTAGATGCCAAACAGAGGGAGGAGTTGATTATTAAATATACTCCTTTAATTAAATATCTGGCCGGCAAACTGGCCATGCGCCTGCCCGCACATATCTCTATGGATGATCTTGTCAGTTCAGGGACGATAGGGCTTATTGACGCTATAAATAAATTCGACCCCGGTAAGAATATTCAATTCAAGACATACGCGGAGTTTCGCATACGCGGGGCCATGTTGGATGAGTTGCGTTCTCTGGATTGGGTGCCTCGCTCGGTGCGTCGCAAGATTGCCGATATAGAGAAGGCATACAACGCCTTGCAAAAAGAACGGGGCAGGCCGGCCGAGGACGAGGAAGTAGCAGACAGATTGGGCCTTTCTCTGGCGGAATTTTATCATTTGATTGATACGGTAAAGGGAGTATCGCTGACTGATCTAAACATAATACGCCGGAGGACATCCGAGGATTCTGACGATGATTTTTTTGAAATCGTGGCGGACGGGAGGCAGAGCGATCCCTTTGTTTCACTCGGCCTGGCGCAACTGCGGGATATAATCGCCGGTGCCATTGACGAACTGCCGGAAAAGGAGAGATTAGTGGTTTCGCTCTATTATTATGAGGACTTAACTATGCGGGAGATAGGGGAGATCATGGGATATACCGAGTCGCGGATTTCACAGATGCACACCAAGGCCACCCTTCGCCTGCGCGGCGCTCTCCTGGGGCATTTCGACCAGGGAGCATAA